One window from the genome of Rhinolophus ferrumequinum isolate MPI-CBG mRhiFer1 chromosome 10, mRhiFer1_v1.p, whole genome shotgun sequence encodes:
- the LOC117028789 gene encoding submaxillary mucin-like protein: MASMEKGAPVATVINRRDRKERFGKSVKVDFLITRDPKERCLGRSGTYPVDFEEGAEALSTPLSLSLLGAPPMSSRTTILSGSSRTEATTSTEGGGTPGTGPRPGTTGPQGGISAGSGTGTTGVAPGTTVAPGSSNTGATSFPGESETTGFGIGAGTTTTGPGEALEPGSHNTEATTSTGGSGTTEAELPGGTSVSPGSPVPGSRTGKGDKRLPSTLHGIYGKGGSGGHSDQ, from the exons ATGGCATCTATGGAAAAGGGGGCTCCGGTGGCCACAGTGATCAATAGGCGCGACAGGAAGGAACGTTTTGGAAAATCAGTGAAAGTTGATTTCCTCATAACTAGAGACCCTAAGGAAAGGTGTCTGGGTCGTTCGGGGACGTATCCAGTAGATTTTGAAGAGGGAGCTGAAGCTCTGTCGACGCCTTTGTCTCTCTCATTATTAGGTGCTCCGCCTATGTCCTCCAGGACCACCATTCTCTCTGGTAGTTCACGCACAG agGCCACAACTTCAACAGAAGGCGGTGGCACTCCTGGCACTGGACCCAGACCAG GCACCACTGGACCACAAGGAGGCATCTCAGCTGGGAGCGGGACAG GCACCACCGGCGTAGCCCCTGGCACTACCGTTGCCCCTGGCAGTTCCAACACAG GGGCCACCTCTTTCCCAGGAGAGAGTGAAACAACCGGATTTGGAATAGGCGCAG GTACTACGACCACAGGCCCCGGAGAAGCTCTGGAACCTGGCAGTCACAACACAG AGGCCACGACGTCCACGGGTGGCAGTGGGACCACCGAAGCTGAACTTCCAGGAG GCACCTCTGTCAGCCCCGGGAGCCCAGTGCCTGGAAGCAGAACAGGTAAGGGTGACAAAAGACTCCCCTCCACTCTCCATGGCATCTATGGAAAAGGGGGCTCCGGTGGCCACAGTGATCAATAG
- the LOC117027957 gene encoding submaxillary mucin-like protein isoform X1 gives MSSRTTILSGSSRTEATTSTEGGGTPGTGPRPGTTGPQGGISAGSGTGTTGVAPGTTVAPGSSNTGATSFPGESETTGFGIGAGTTTTGPGEALEPGSHNTEATTSTGGSGTTEAELPGGTSVSPGNPLRGSGTGGPYISFSTTILSGSSPTEATTSTEGGGTPGTGPRPGATTLMEEHGSPGIITGTNEDVSGKTLEPGSTNTEATTSAGGSGTTQEELPQGTSITPGGSVPGTEAGVTNIIPGSQYTGSKTVSGTTSLPEGFKTGITGIASGTTVIPASANTGATTGVGMETSASVISSGITGFPESSSPGTFKEASETTTAPGISTMETTVVTTGDQEIENKSGCPASLPPPPVCHGPLGEEKSPGDIWTANCHRCTCTDANAVDCKLKECPSLPKCKAGEKLIKFKANDTCCEIGYCEPRTCLFNNTNYEIGASFGDSNNPCISYSCQNTGLVAVVQDCPKQTWCSEKDRVYDSNKCCYTCNTNCRSSLVNVTVKYNGCKKKVEMARCTGECKKTIKYNYDIFQLENSCLCCQDEKYEFREIVLDCPDGNTIPYRYRHITVCSCLDKCQHSMNSMAT, from the exons ATGTCCTCCAGGACCACCATTCTCTCTGGTAGTTCACGCACAG agGCCACAACTTCAACAGAAGGCGGTGGCACTCCTGGCACTGGACCCAGACCAG GCACCACTGGACCACAAGGAGGCATCTCAGCTGGGAGCGGGACAG GCACCACCGGCGTAGCCCCTGGCACTACCGTTGCCCCTGGCAGTTCCAACACAG GGGCCACCTCTTTCCCAGGAGAGAGTGAAACAACCGGATTTGGAATAGGCGCAG GTACTACGACCACAGGCCCCGGAGAAGCTCTGGAACCTGGCAGTCACAACACAG AGGCGACGACGTCCACGGGTGGCAGTGGGACCACCGAAGCTGAACTTCCAGGAG GCACCTCTGTCAGCCCCGGTAATCCATTGCGTGGAAGCGGAACAG GTGGTCCGTATATATCCTTCAGTACCACCATTCTCTCTGGTAGTTCACCCACAG agGCCACAACTTCAACAGAAGGCGGTGGCACTCCTGGCACTGGACCCAGACCAG GAGCCACAACGCTTATGGAAGAACATGGATCACCTGGAATAATCACAG GTACAAATGAAGACGTCTCTGGCAAAACACTGGAACCTGGAAGTACCAACACAG aaGCCACGACTTCTGCAGGAGGTAGTGGGACAACCCAAGAAGAACTGCCACAAG GTACCTCTATCACACCAGGTGGATCTGTCCCTGGAACTGAAGCAG gAGTCACCAATATCATTCCAGGGAGCCAATATACTGGAAGTAAAACAG TCTCTGGTACTACATCGTTACCTGAAGGTTTCAAAACAG GTATCACTGGGATAGCCTCTGGCACAACCGTTATTCCTGCAAGTGCCAACACAG GGGCCACCACTGGAGTTGGAATGGAAACAA GTGCCTCTGTAATATCAAGTGGAATTACTGGTTTCCCAGAAAGTTCCAGCCCAG GTACCTTCAAGGAAGCATCTGAAACAACTACTGCTCCTGGAATTTCTACCATGG AAACTACTGTAGTAACAACAGGagatcaagaaattgaaaataaatcag GATGTCCAGCATCTCTTCCACCACCTCCAG TTTGCCATGGTCCCCTGGGAGAAGAGAAATCT CCTGGAGACATATGGACGGCCAATTGCCACAGATGTACCTGTACTGATGCAAATGCTGTAGACTGTAAACTCAAAGAGTGCCCTTCTCTACCCAAATGCAAAGCTGGAGAGAAGCTTATAAAGTTCAAAGCTAATGATACCTGCTGTGAAATTGGATACTGTG aGCCAAGAACATGTTTATTTAACAACACCAACTATGAG ATTGGCGCTTCATTTGGTGATTCCAATAATCCATGCATCTCCTACTCCTGCCAAAACACTGGTTTAGTTGCAGTAGTCCAAGATTGCCCAAAGCAGACCTGGTGCTCAGAA AAAGACAGAGTCTACGATTCAAACAAATGTTGCTATACAT GTAATACTAATTGCAGATCTTCACTTGTGAATGTGACTGTTAAGTACAATGGTTGCAAGAAAAAAGTTGAGATGGCAAGATGCACAGGGGAATGCAAAAAGACCATCAA gtacaaTTATGATATCTTTCAACTGGAAAATTCATGCCTTTGCTGCCAAGATGAAAAGTACGAATTCAGAGAAATTGTTCTTGACTGTCCTGATGGCAATACAATACCTTACAGATACAGGCACATCACAGTGTGTTCTTGCTTAGACAAGTGCCAGCACTCTATGAACTCAATGGCCACTTAA
- the LOC117027957 gene encoding submaxillary mucin-like protein isoform X2, which yields MSSRTTILSGSSRTEATTSTEGGGTPGTGPRPGTTGPQGGISAGSGTGTTGVAPGTTVAPGSSNTGATSFPGESETTGFGIGAGTTTTGPGEALEPGSHNTGTSVSPGNPLRGSGTGGPYISFSTTILSGSSPTEATTSTEGGGTPGTGPRPGATTLMEEHGSPGIITGTNEDVSGKTLEPGSTNTEATTSAGGSGTTQEELPQGTSITPGGSVPGTEAGVTNIIPGSQYTGSKTVSGTTSLPEGFKTGITGIASGTTVIPASANTGATTGVGMETSASVISSGITGFPESSSPGTFKEASETTTAPGISTMETTVVTTGDQEIENKSGCPASLPPPPVCHGPLGEEKSPGDIWTANCHRCTCTDANAVDCKLKECPSLPKCKAGEKLIKFKANDTCCEIGYCEPRTCLFNNTNYEIGASFGDSNNPCISYSCQNTGLVAVVQDCPKQTWCSEKDRVYDSNKCCYTCNTNCRSSLVNVTVKYNGCKKKVEMARCTGECKKTIKYNYDIFQLENSCLCCQDEKYEFREIVLDCPDGNTIPYRYRHITVCSCLDKCQHSMNSMAT from the exons ATGTCCTCCAGGACCACCATTCTCTCTGGTAGTTCACGCACAG agGCCACAACTTCAACAGAAGGCGGTGGCACTCCTGGCACTGGACCCAGACCAG GCACCACTGGACCACAAGGAGGCATCTCAGCTGGGAGCGGGACAG GCACCACCGGCGTAGCCCCTGGCACTACCGTTGCCCCTGGCAGTTCCAACACAG GGGCCACCTCTTTCCCAGGAGAGAGTGAAACAACCGGATTTGGAATAGGCGCAG GTACTACGACCACAGGCCCCGGAGAAGCTCTGGAACCTGGCAGTCACAACACAG GCACCTCTGTCAGCCCCGGTAATCCATTGCGTGGAAGCGGAACAG GTGGTCCGTATATATCCTTCAGTACCACCATTCTCTCTGGTAGTTCACCCACAG agGCCACAACTTCAACAGAAGGCGGTGGCACTCCTGGCACTGGACCCAGACCAG GAGCCACAACGCTTATGGAAGAACATGGATCACCTGGAATAATCACAG GTACAAATGAAGACGTCTCTGGCAAAACACTGGAACCTGGAAGTACCAACACAG aaGCCACGACTTCTGCAGGAGGTAGTGGGACAACCCAAGAAGAACTGCCACAAG GTACCTCTATCACACCAGGTGGATCTGTCCCTGGAACTGAAGCAG gAGTCACCAATATCATTCCAGGGAGCCAATATACTGGAAGTAAAACAG TCTCTGGTACTACATCGTTACCTGAAGGTTTCAAAACAG GTATCACTGGGATAGCCTCTGGCACAACCGTTATTCCTGCAAGTGCCAACACAG GGGCCACCACTGGAGTTGGAATGGAAACAA GTGCCTCTGTAATATCAAGTGGAATTACTGGTTTCCCAGAAAGTTCCAGCCCAG GTACCTTCAAGGAAGCATCTGAAACAACTACTGCTCCTGGAATTTCTACCATGG AAACTACTGTAGTAACAACAGGagatcaagaaattgaaaataaatcag GATGTCCAGCATCTCTTCCACCACCTCCAG TTTGCCATGGTCCCCTGGGAGAAGAGAAATCT CCTGGAGACATATGGACGGCCAATTGCCACAGATGTACCTGTACTGATGCAAATGCTGTAGACTGTAAACTCAAAGAGTGCCCTTCTCTACCCAAATGCAAAGCTGGAGAGAAGCTTATAAAGTTCAAAGCTAATGATACCTGCTGTGAAATTGGATACTGTG aGCCAAGAACATGTTTATTTAACAACACCAACTATGAG ATTGGCGCTTCATTTGGTGATTCCAATAATCCATGCATCTCCTACTCCTGCCAAAACACTGGTTTAGTTGCAGTAGTCCAAGATTGCCCAAAGCAGACCTGGTGCTCAGAA AAAGACAGAGTCTACGATTCAAACAAATGTTGCTATACAT GTAATACTAATTGCAGATCTTCACTTGTGAATGTGACTGTTAAGTACAATGGTTGCAAGAAAAAAGTTGAGATGGCAAGATGCACAGGGGAATGCAAAAAGACCATCAA gtacaaTTATGATATCTTTCAACTGGAAAATTCATGCCTTTGCTGCCAAGATGAAAAGTACGAATTCAGAGAAATTGTTCTTGACTGTCCTGATGGCAATACAATACCTTACAGATACAGGCACATCACAGTGTGTTCTTGCTTAGACAAGTGCCAGCACTCTATGAACTCAATGGCCACTTAA